One Pecten maximus chromosome 7, xPecMax1.1, whole genome shotgun sequence genomic window carries:
- the LOC117331437 gene encoding N6-adenosine-methyltransferase non-catalytic subunit MTB-like has translation MWTTPIWVLLFAPLLVTAQWANWQNQNPQNTKESYYLDSNTDCNNKFDIGENSAFVNGLGATLENSPPKSCQITFSTDYVREKRKFRVEVITANFNEDGVNFYIYDSSTTDSLLYGFGFRRDKPANFQPLFTSGGFVTFKLDKADKSQANYNIRVHVISVPGDVSIVDECPGGEGPGCNYYFYQSPITKEIIIGIVGGVFGLILFVIAPIIIICCYRKSKGVNRRWDEFKLGQASTAANISNSKGSVRATSHDTKSKLWASQSSKMGLTSINKSSRSRGRLSEEEEDSVFDDGPPRNYPPPPPPYERYDKSSRRNRDDYDGRNRRYDRYDSRDEEYDRKDRHRDRNDDRFDRQPRREMDRKRRNSPRRSYYSDSNSEMESSFVQAEDDHPQERFVERIIEPRVKPKAKKTVVEDVYDELSEDIEEIRNSSVQCGPSDDENESNTETTDDETTETESDSDSEKKKKDPRAALYSKPNKKGKVKTVAAKPSQPNVALSQPGPVMAGPTTGYPMVGQPMIGQPMIGQPHTMARPPVPGIIPGVIVRPATQPQFAPGQYPPVVRPGVPIQPGQMQFRPVQPPNYPTVRMPHQQVPQKSQPTHPRMASNPPPDPPMYSYLVQRGYTGRYSPVSSGTGVSSDAHMINLTDDSEGGSNLPSGVDLMKRTTDV, from the exons ATGTGGACGACGCCCATTTGGGTGCTACTGTTTGCCCCCTTGTTGGTCACTGCCCAATGGGCCAACTGGCAGAACCAAAACCCTCAAAACACTAAGGAAAGTT aTTACCTAGACTCAAATACTGATTGTAACAATAAGTTTGACATTGGAGAGAACAGTGCATTCGTGAATGGCCTCGGTGCCACATTAGAGAACAGTCCGCCAAAGTCTTGTCAGATCACCTTTAGCACAGATTATGTCCGTGAGAAACGCAAGTTCAGGGTTGAGGTCATAACTGCCAACTTTAATGAGGATGGAGTGAACTTCTATATCTATGACAGTTCTACAACAGACTCTCTATTG TATGGATTCGGGTTTAGAAGGGACAAGCCGGCCAACTTTCAGCCATTGTTCACCTCTGGAGGATTTGTGACATTCAAGCTGGATAAAGCTGATAAAAGTCAGGCCAACTACAACATACGAGTGCATGTCATAAGTGTCCCAG GTGATGTTAGCATTGTGGATGAATGTCCAGGTGGAGAAGGACCTGGGTGTAACTACTACTTCTACCAATCTCCCATTACCAAGGAAATCATCATTGGTATAGTTGGGGGTGTGTTCGGACTCATTCTCTTTGTTATTGCTCCCATTATCATCATCTGCTGCTATCGAAAATCAAAGGGAGTGAATCGGCGTTGGGATGAGTTCAAGCTTGGCCAGGCCAGCACAGCTGCAAATATCAGCAACTCCAAAGGTAGTGTACGGGCTACTTCACATGACACAAAGTCCAAACTATGGGCCTCCCAGAGTTCCAAAATGGGTCTAACAAGTATCAACAAATCCTCCCGCAGCAGGGGAAGGCTAAGCGAGGAGGAGGAGGATAGTGTTTTTGATG ATGGGCCTCCAAGAAACTACCCTCCACCACCTCCTCCATATGAACGGTATGACAAGTCATCACGACGAAATAGGGATGATTATGATGGTCGCAACCGAAGATATGATCGTTATGATAGCAGGGATGAGGAATATGACAGAAAGGACAGACACAGAGACAGAAATGATGACAGGTTTGATCGACAACCTCGGAGAGAAATGGACAGAAAACGAAGAAATTCTCCAAGACGGTCTTATTATTCAGATTCTAATTCTGAAATGGAGTCGTCGTTTGTACAGGCAGAAGATGATCACCCACAGGAGAGGTTTGTGGAGAGGATCATAGAGCCCCGTGTTAAGCCAAAAGCCAAGAAGACAGTAGTAGAGGATGTGTATGATGAACTCAGTGAGGATATTGAGGAAATTAGAAACAGCAGTGTCCAATGTGGGCCATCAGATGATGAAAACGAATCAAACACAGAGACCACCGATGATGAAACAACAGAGACCGAGTCAGACTCGGACagtgaaaaaaagaaaaaagatccAAGGGCAGCTTTATATTCAAAACCGAATAAAAAGGGGAAAGTTAAAACTGTTGCGGCAAAGCCTTCACAGCCAAATGTGGCCTTGAGCCAGCCTGGTCCAGTCATGGCTGGCCCAACTACAGGTTATCCTATGGTTGGTCAGCCAATGATTGGTCAGCCAATGATTGGTCAGCCTCATACCATGGCGAGGCCTCCAGTCCCAGGTATTAtacctggagtgatagtaagGCCAGCTACACAGCCACAGTTTGCCCCCGGTCAGTACCCTCCTGTCGTGAGACCTGGTGTCCCTATACAGCCAGGCCAAATGCAATTCAGACCTGTGCAACCACCAAACTATCCAACAGTAAGGATGCCACACCAACAAGTCCCACAGAAGTCCCAGCCCACTCATCCTCGCATGGCTTCCAATCCGCCTCCTGATCCACCCATGTACTCCTACCTGGTACAGCGAGGGTACACGGGAAGATATTCTCCAGTCAGTTCAGGAACAGGGGTTAGTAGTGATGCCCACATGATCAACCTCACTGATGACTCGGAGGGTGGGTCAAACCTCCCAAGTGGTGTAGATCTTATGAAAAGGACCACAGATGTATAA